From one Rhodanobacteraceae bacterium genomic stretch:
- the pap gene encoding polyphosphate:AMP phosphotransferase, translated as MFESAEVGHRIGKVEYARQEPLLREALLKAQYRLLEDASFPVVIVIGGVDGAGKGETVNLLNEWMDPRHIVTRAFGTPTDEEAQRPPMWRFWRALPPKGRIGILFGSWYTEPIVRRAEGEIGKSELVEHIEQIRHFERMLVAEGALVLKFWFHLSHAAQKKRLQALSDDPDTRWRVTDTDWHRFRRYQRYRKVSELTLRETSTGDAPWVIVEGHDPGYRSLTVGQHLLDALNERLAHPAPKLTAAPAPLSPQLDPRNVLNALDYTKSLARKAYKRQLEKYQGRLNLLTRDRAFRGRSLIVVFEGQDAAGKGSSIRRITGALDARHYQVIPIAAPTQEERAQPYLWRFWRHLPLRGRVTIFDRSWYGRVLVERVEGYCAEADWMRAYHEINEFEEQLARSGAIVVKFWLAITPEEQLKRFNARAEIPFKSFKITSEDWRNRDRWGAYEQAVCDMVERTSTDTAPWHLIPANDKLHARIAILKRLCAAIEAGD; from the coding sequence ATGTTCGAATCCGCCGAAGTCGGCCATCGCATCGGCAAAGTTGAATACGCGCGCCAGGAACCGCTGCTGCGCGAAGCTTTGCTGAAGGCGCAATACCGCCTGCTCGAGGACGCGAGCTTCCCGGTGGTGATCGTCATCGGCGGGGTCGATGGCGCCGGCAAGGGCGAGACCGTCAACCTGCTCAACGAGTGGATGGACCCGCGCCACATCGTCACCCGCGCCTTCGGCACACCCACCGACGAGGAAGCGCAGCGGCCACCAATGTGGCGTTTCTGGCGCGCGCTGCCGCCGAAGGGGCGCATCGGCATCCTGTTCGGGTCCTGGTACACCGAGCCGATCGTGCGCCGCGCCGAGGGTGAGATCGGCAAGTCGGAGTTGGTCGAACACATCGAGCAGATCCGCCACTTCGAACGCATGCTGGTCGCCGAAGGCGCGCTGGTGCTGAAGTTCTGGTTCCACCTGTCGCACGCTGCGCAGAAGAAGCGCCTGCAGGCTTTGTCCGATGACCCGGACACGCGCTGGCGCGTGACCGACACCGACTGGCACCGCTTCCGCCGTTACCAGCGCTATCGCAAGGTGTCCGAACTGACCCTGCGCGAGACCAGCACTGGCGATGCGCCGTGGGTGATCGTCGAGGGTCACGATCCGGGCTACCGCTCGCTGACCGTCGGCCAGCACCTGCTCGACGCACTGAATGAGCGACTGGCGCATCCGGCGCCGAAGCTCACCGCAGCGCCCGCTCCACTGTCGCCGCAGCTCGACCCGCGCAATGTGCTGAATGCGCTCGACTACACGAAATCGCTGGCACGCAAGGCCTACAAGCGGCAACTGGAGAAGTACCAGGGCCGGCTCAACCTGCTGACCCGCGACCGCGCCTTCCGCGGGCGCTCGCTGATCGTGGTGTTCGAAGGCCAGGACGCCGCCGGCAAGGGCAGCAGCATCCGGCGCATCACCGGGGCGCTCGACGCGCGGCACTACCAGGTGATCCCGATCGCCGCGCCGACCCAGGAGGAACGCGCGCAACCCTACCTGTGGCGCTTCTGGCGCCATTTGCCGCTGCGCGGGCGAGTCACGATCTTCGACCGCTCGTGGTACGGACGGGTGCTGGTCGAGCGGGTCGAAGGCTATTGCGCCGAGGCCGACTGGATGCGCGCCTATCACGAGATCAACGAGTTCGAGGAACAGCTGGCGCGCAGCGGCGCGATCGTCGTCAAGTTCTGGCTCGCGATCACGCCGGAAGAGCAGCTCAAGCGCTTCAACGCGCGTGCGGAGATTCCGTTCAAGAGCTTCAAGATCACAAGCGAGGACTGGCGCAACCGCGACCGCTGGGGCGCCTACGAACAGGCGGTGTGCGACATGGTCGAGCGCACCAGCACCGACACCGCGCCCTGGCACCTGATTCCGGCCAACGACAAGCTGCACGCGCGCATCGCGATCCTCAAGCGCCTGTGCGCCGCGATTGAGGCCGGCGACTGA
- a CDS encoding aminotransferase class V-fold PLP-dependent enzyme: MSAVHPLPCPEAAPQSLQAWFERFRANTIGIDQPFDSPYGRQRVIYADWIASGRMYAPIEELMRHRIAPFVGNTHTETSETGSTMTRAYHHAFKLIKRHVNACRDDAVVSYGSGMTAVVNKFQRILGLRVHENYLARVTPPDHERPIVFVTHMEHHSNQTSWLETLCEVRVIPATDDGLVDLAGLDALLAEYRERPVKIASVTSCSNVTGIITPYHDIAERMHRAGGLCFVDFAASAPYIDIDMHPAGRPDAGLDAIFFSPHKFLGGPGTGGILIFNKRLYRNRIPDNPGGGTVDWTNPWGQHKYVDDVEAREDGGTPGFLQAIRTALCIQLKEAMGTGRILAREHELLDIVWPQLMAIPGLHILAANQRQRIGCISFYIDGLHYNLAVKLLNDRYGIQVRGGCSCAGTYGHYLLHVSYEHSKSITDQISCGILSDKPGWVRLSLHPTMSDREAQTIVDAIRTLAENHAEWARDYRYCSRSNEFTHTSACERDGADARVEGWFAAIG, translated from the coding sequence ATGTCCGCCGTCCATCCCCTGCCCTGTCCCGAGGCCGCGCCGCAGTCGCTGCAGGCTTGGTTCGAGCGCTTCCGCGCCAACACCATCGGCATCGACCAGCCCTTCGACAGCCCCTACGGGCGCCAGCGCGTGATCTACGCCGACTGGATCGCCAGCGGCCGGATGTATGCGCCGATCGAGGAACTGATGCGCCACCGCATCGCGCCCTTCGTCGGCAACACGCACACCGAGACCAGCGAGACCGGCAGCACGATGACGCGCGCGTATCACCACGCGTTCAAGCTCATCAAGCGCCACGTCAACGCCTGTCGCGACGACGCGGTGGTCAGTTATGGCTCGGGCATGACCGCGGTGGTCAACAAGTTCCAGCGCATCCTGGGCCTGCGCGTGCACGAGAACTACCTGGCGCGGGTGACCCCGCCCGACCACGAGCGGCCGATCGTGTTCGTCACCCACATGGAGCACCACTCGAACCAGACCTCGTGGCTGGAAACCCTGTGCGAGGTGCGCGTGATCCCGGCCACCGACGACGGCCTGGTGGACCTCGCCGGCCTCGATGCACTGCTCGCCGAATACCGCGAACGCCCGGTCAAGATCGCCAGCGTGACCAGTTGTTCGAACGTCACCGGCATCATCACGCCCTACCACGACATCGCCGAGCGCATGCACCGGGCCGGCGGACTGTGCTTTGTCGATTTCGCCGCCAGCGCGCCCTACATCGACATCGACATGCACCCGGCCGGGCGCCCCGACGCGGGCCTGGACGCGATCTTCTTCTCGCCGCACAAATTCCTCGGCGGCCCGGGCACCGGCGGCATCCTGATCTTCAACAAGCGCCTGTACCGCAACCGCATCCCCGACAACCCGGGCGGCGGCACGGTCGATTGGACCAACCCCTGGGGCCAGCACAAATACGTGGACGACGTCGAGGCGCGCGAGGATGGCGGCACGCCCGGCTTCCTGCAGGCGATCCGCACCGCGCTGTGCATCCAGCTCAAGGAAGCGATGGGCACCGGGCGCATCCTCGCCCGCGAGCACGAGTTGCTGGACATCGTCTGGCCACAGCTGATGGCGATTCCCGGCCTGCATATCCTGGCGGCCAACCAGCGCCAGCGCATCGGCTGCATCAGCTTCTACATCGACGGCCTGCACTACAACCTGGCGGTCAAGCTGCTGAACGACCGCTACGGCATCCAGGTGCGCGGCGGCTGCTCCTGCGCCGGCACCTACGGCCATTATTTGCTGCACGTCAGCTATGAGCACAGCAAGTCGATCACCGACCAGATCAGCTGCGGCATCCTGTCCGACAAGCCCGGCTGGGTGCGCCTGTCGCTGCACCCCACGATGAGCGACCGCGAGGCGCAAACCATCGTCGACGCCATCCGCACGCTGGCCGAAAACCACGCCGAGTGGGCGCGCGACTACCGCTATTGCAGCCGCAGCAACGAGTTCACCCACACCAGCGCCTGCGAGCGCGACGGCGCGGATGCGCGGGTGGAGGGCTGGTTCGCGGCGATCGGCTGA
- a CDS encoding right-handed parallel beta-helix repeat-containing protein, whose amino-acid sequence MLKRFVSFGLALALLPGGAAAATFTVTSTAASGAGSLETMIVAANGAPGTDTINFGIPGTGIKTLLAPPGGYTTISESLIIDGGTQAGAALNTLPNDATNAVIRIEIDASAVTTPFSRVFAVDTGTAIFRSLALKNLANNVWGIRQGSAAGNLAVYGCFLGTDASGNNDLSSGNAIEVAANANIGSSNPADRNLISGNFFALVIQPTSAAAFIQGNLFGTNAGGSASLPNARAIDVSAGSSSAHMIGGIGASDGNRIVGSTLSSLRLYGGSTTTWLRNRIYANEGLGVDIGGDGIDANDPGDGDSGPNGRENAPVMYSAHITGGVLRLNGSLDGDFTGGAKRIEFYASALADQSGYGEGDVFLGAGTLFPGASVSVLEFKTAITPASMPALPFVVSAIVTSAQGASSEFSNVVSAFDAGTLHTVVNTADSGAGSLRQALLDANANPGPDLIHFNIPGSGPHTIAPLSGLNALNDTTVIDGYSQPGALHNTTESGWNGAIKIVIDGATAGAVDAFLLNGGSSRIHGLAIGNYFGVAIGQFGGASHLITGNLIGTDASGLLDRGNGIGISAGSVPGGAIGGSRAYQRNVVSGNGAGIITGGSNATVWGNYVGVAADGVTSLGNDGSGILVSGSGTRVYQNLVRNNLARGVSVATDSARVEIRNNRIWGNGLLGIDLNNDGVTPNDADDSDTGPNLRQNYPVLTRARSIDGAGTLVEGTLDRPATAGALSYLLEFASNASCDPSGFGEGEAPFATHALTLATPADESFSIWLPGYVAPPGRAITATATATDGIDVTSEYSPCVTSTLVGQTVFANGFE is encoded by the coding sequence ATGCTCAAGCGATTCGTGTCGTTCGGCCTTGCGTTGGCGTTGCTGCCTGGCGGCGCAGCTGCCGCCACCTTTACGGTCACCAGCACCGCGGCGAGTGGCGCCGGGAGCCTGGAGACGATGATCGTGGCCGCCAACGGCGCGCCTGGCACCGACACCATCAACTTCGGCATCCCCGGGACAGGCATCAAGACGCTGCTGGCACCGCCTGGTGGCTACACGACGATCAGCGAGAGCCTGATCATCGACGGTGGAACCCAGGCCGGGGCGGCGCTCAACACGCTGCCGAACGACGCGACCAATGCGGTGATCCGGATCGAGATCGACGCCAGCGCGGTGACCACGCCGTTTTCGCGGGTGTTCGCGGTCGACACCGGCACCGCAATCTTTCGCAGCCTGGCACTGAAGAACCTCGCCAACAACGTCTGGGGCATCCGCCAGGGCAGCGCGGCGGGCAACCTGGCGGTGTACGGTTGCTTCCTGGGCACCGACGCCAGCGGCAATAACGATCTCTCGTCGGGCAATGCGATCGAGGTCGCCGCCAACGCCAACATCGGCAGCAGCAATCCGGCTGATCGCAACCTGATTTCGGGCAATTTCTTCGCGCTGGTGATCCAACCCACGTCGGCCGCCGCATTCATCCAGGGCAACCTGTTCGGCACGAATGCCGGCGGCAGCGCTTCGCTGCCCAATGCCCGGGCCATCGACGTCAGCGCCGGCTCCTCCAGTGCTCACATGATCGGCGGGATCGGCGCATCCGACGGCAACCGTATCGTGGGATCCACCCTGAGCTCGCTGCGGCTCTACGGCGGCAGCACCACCACCTGGCTGCGTAACCGCATTTACGCCAACGAGGGGCTCGGCGTCGACATCGGCGGCGACGGCATCGACGCGAACGATCCTGGCGACGGCGACAGCGGCCCGAACGGCCGCGAAAACGCGCCAGTGATGTATTCCGCTCACATCACCGGGGGCGTCCTGCGGCTCAATGGAAGCCTGGATGGCGACTTCACTGGCGGCGCCAAGCGGATCGAGTTTTACGCCAGCGCGCTGGCGGATCAGAGCGGCTATGGCGAGGGCGATGTGTTCCTCGGCGCCGGCACGTTGTTCCCCGGCGCGTCGGTCAGCGTCCTCGAGTTCAAGACCGCGATCACGCCGGCCAGCATGCCCGCGCTGCCCTTCGTGGTCTCGGCCATCGTCACCTCGGCGCAAGGCGCCAGCTCCGAGTTCTCCAACGTGGTCAGCGCCTTCGATGCCGGCACCCTGCACACGGTCGTCAACACCGCGGACTCGGGTGCCGGCTCCTTGCGCCAGGCGTTGCTGGACGCGAACGCCAACCCGGGTCCCGACCTGATTCACTTCAACATCCCGGGGTCCGGCCCGCACACCATCGCACCCCTGTCGGGTCTGAATGCCCTCAACGACACCACGGTCATCGACGGCTATTCGCAACCAGGCGCGCTGCACAACACCACGGAGAGCGGCTGGAACGGGGCGATCAAGATCGTGATCGATGGCGCCACCGCGGGCGCGGTCGACGCCTTCCTGCTGAATGGCGGCAGCTCCCGCATCCACGGTCTGGCGATCGGCAACTACTTCGGAGTGGCGATCGGGCAGTTCGGCGGCGCTTCCCACCTGATCACCGGCAACCTGATCGGCACCGATGCCAGTGGCCTGCTCGACCGCGGGAATGGCATCGGCATCAGTGCCGGGAGTGTTCCGGGCGGGGCGATCGGCGGCTCGCGCGCCTATCAACGCAATGTGGTGTCCGGCAACGGTGCGGGGATCATCACCGGCGGCAGCAACGCCACGGTCTGGGGCAACTACGTGGGCGTGGCGGCCGACGGCGTCACCAGCCTGGGCAACGACGGCAGCGGCATCCTGGTGTCGGGCTCCGGCACGCGCGTGTACCAGAACCTGGTGCGCAACAATCTGGCTCGCGGTGTCAGTGTTGCCACCGATTCGGCGCGGGTCGAGATCCGCAACAACCGCATCTGGGGCAACGGGCTGCTGGGCATCGACCTCAACAACGACGGCGTCACGCCGAACGACGCGGACGACAGCGACACCGGTCCGAATCTGCGGCAGAACTATCCGGTGCTGACGCGCGCACGTTCGATCGACGGTGCCGGCACGCTGGTCGAAGGCACGCTGGATCGCCCGGCCACTGCCGGCGCGCTGAGTTATCTGCTTGAGTTTGCATCGAACGCGAGTTGCGATCCGTCCGGCTTCGGCGAAGGCGAAGCGCCATTCGCCACGCACGCACTGACGCTGGCGACGCCGGCGGACGAGAGCTTCAGCATCTGGCTCCCGGGATACGTCGCGCCACCGGGGCGAGCGATCACGGCAACGGCGACCGCGACCGATGGCATCGATGTCACCAGCGAGTACTCGCCGTGCGTCACCAGCACCCTGGTCGGCCAGACAGTGTTCGCCAACGGCTTCGAATGA
- a CDS encoding zinc-dependent metalloprotease, whose amino-acid sequence MALRQLILWTALLAPTAPALAADKPVDPRCGTTLERGFVDVYRDADSGRVLIGVHQLDTPFLLVTSLPGGLGSNDVGLDRGQVGRQQMAHFRRVGGRLLLVADNTRFVADSADEDERRAATDAFAPSVLWAGSILARPPKPGCKAHWKTRDDDALLFDAGSLLTADLHGIAPAMGGGPGIAGALKAAGQGDYALDPARSAVLPEAARSFPDNSEFEALLTFAGEGAGEFVNQVAVDASALSLRQHLSFVRLPPPGYVPRAYHPASGGFSIGQFDFAQPLGASLDVRRQVRFRLELDAAGKVVKPIVFHLDRGTPEPVRAALLDGARWWSRAFDEAGFPGGFHVELMPEGADPMDIRYNTITWTHRATRGWSYGLVITDPRTGEIIKGAVNLGSQRVRQDILIAEALLAPYDKPDADARREEALKMALARLRQLSAHEVGHTLGFNHNFAASRTGNGSVMDYPHPLIALDERGTPRLADAYGVGVGDWDLYLVRHAYADLDDAGLSQLRAQIAQAGFEYADDADARGVGDAHAAGATWDLAGMDALAGFDRIAEARAHALAHFTRGVVPPARQHGELEARLVPVYLLHRYQVDALAHLLGGVRYRHAQAGDGLTGTEMVDAAAQRAARDRLLGTLSAQFLAIPPAVLDLLSPPGADYRRDREYFAGRAGQPFDPLAAADAAATLTLQALLAPPRLHRLALQHARDPAQPGLRESLDALLTATWKAPAASDARMRQIQRSVAWVTLDALLATHNGGAPVPDAKLALHPVVAADVRAALVALQAWAQARAGEDADCAAASDRIARFLADPASVPLRPLPPAPPGAPI is encoded by the coding sequence ATGGCGCTGCGGCAACTGATCCTATGGACGGCGCTGCTGGCGCCGACAGCGCCGGCACTGGCGGCCGACAAGCCGGTCGACCCGCGCTGCGGCACCACCTTGGAACGCGGATTCGTCGATGTCTACCGTGATGCCGACAGCGGCCGCGTGCTGATCGGCGTGCACCAGCTGGACACCCCGTTCCTGCTGGTGACCTCGCTGCCCGGCGGCCTGGGGTCGAATGATGTCGGACTCGATCGTGGCCAGGTCGGGCGCCAGCAGATGGCGCATTTCCGCCGCGTGGGCGGGCGCCTGCTGCTGGTCGCGGACAACACGCGTTTCGTCGCCGACTCCGCCGATGAGGACGAGCGCCGCGCCGCGACCGATGCCTTCGCGCCCTCGGTCCTGTGGGCCGGGAGCATCCTCGCGCGTCCGCCCAAACCCGGCTGCAAAGCGCACTGGAAGACGCGCGACGACGACGCGCTGCTGTTCGACGCCGGCAGCCTGCTGACCGCCGACCTGCACGGCATCGCCCCGGCGATGGGCGGCGGTCCGGGCATCGCCGGGGCGCTGAAGGCCGCCGGCCAGGGCGACTACGCGCTGGATCCGGCGCGCAGCGCGGTGCTGCCCGAGGCCGCGCGCAGCTTCCCCGACAACAGCGAGTTCGAGGCGCTGCTGACCTTCGCCGGCGAGGGCGCGGGCGAATTCGTGAACCAGGTCGCGGTGGATGCCTCGGCGCTGTCGCTGCGCCAGCACCTGTCCTTCGTGCGCCTGCCGCCGCCGGGCTACGTCCCGCGCGCCTACCACCCGGCCTCGGGCGGTTTCAGCATCGGTCAGTTCGACTTCGCGCAGCCGCTCGGCGCCAGTCTGGACGTGCGCCGGCAAGTCCGTTTCCGGCTGGAACTGGATGCCGCCGGCAAGGTGGTCAAGCCGATCGTCTTCCACCTCGACCGCGGCACCCCCGAGCCGGTACGCGCGGCCCTGCTGGACGGCGCACGCTGGTGGTCGCGCGCCTTCGACGAGGCCGGTTTTCCGGGCGGCTTCCACGTGGAACTGATGCCGGAGGGCGCCGATCCGATGGACATCCGCTACAACACGATCACCTGGACCCACCGCGCCACGCGCGGATGGTCCTATGGCCTGGTGATCACCGACCCGCGCACCGGCGAGATCATCAAGGGCGCGGTCAACCTGGGCTCGCAGCGCGTGCGCCAGGACATCCTGATCGCCGAAGCATTGCTCGCGCCGTACGACAAGCCAGACGCCGACGCGCGCCGCGAGGAAGCGCTCAAGATGGCGCTCGCGCGCCTGCGCCAGCTGTCCGCGCACGAGGTGGGCCACACGCTCGGCTTCAACCACAACTTCGCCGCCAGCCGCACGGGCAACGGCTCGGTGATGGACTATCCGCACCCGCTGATCGCACTCGACGAGCGTGGCACGCCGCGGCTGGCGGATGCCTATGGTGTCGGCGTCGGCGACTGGGATCTGTACCTGGTCCGGCACGCCTATGCGGACCTCGATGACGCAGGGCTCTCGCAGCTGCGGGCGCAGATCGCCCAAGCGGGATTCGAGTACGCCGACGACGCCGATGCGCGCGGCGTCGGCGACGCCCACGCGGCCGGCGCCACCTGGGACCTGGCCGGCATGGATGCACTCGCCGGCTTCGACCGCATCGCCGAGGCGCGCGCCCACGCGCTCGCGCACTTCACGCGCGGCGTCGTGCCGCCGGCGCGCCAGCACGGAGAACTGGAAGCACGCCTGGTGCCGGTGTACCTGCTGCATCGCTACCAGGTCGACGCGCTCGCGCACCTGCTCGGCGGTGTGCGCTACCGGCATGCGCAGGCAGGCGACGGGCTCACCGGCACGGAAATGGTCGATGCGGCCGCCCAGCGCGCCGCGCGCGATCGCCTGCTCGGCACGCTGTCCGCGCAATTCCTCGCGATTCCACCCGCAGTGCTCGACCTGCTTTCGCCGCCTGGCGCGGACTACCGCCGCGACCGCGAGTACTTCGCCGGCCGCGCGGGCCAGCCCTTCGACCCTCTCGCCGCTGCCGACGCCGCCGCCACGTTGACGCTGCAGGCCCTGCTCGCGCCGCCGCGGCTGCATCGCCTCGCGCTGCAGCATGCGCGCGATCCGGCACAGCCTGGCCTGCGCGAAAGCCTGGATGCGCTGCTCACGGCCACCTGGAAGGCGCCGGCCGCGTCCGATGCACGCATGCGCCAGATCCAGCGCAGCGTCGCCTGGGTGACCCTCGACGCGCTGCTGGCCACGCACAATGGCGGAGCCCCGGTGCCCGATGCGAAACTCGCGCTGCATCCGGTGGTGGCAGCCGATGTGCGCGCGGCGCTCGTGGCGCTGCAGGCGTGGGCGCAGGCGCGGGCTGGCGAAGACGCCGACTGCGCCGCAGCCTCGGACCGCATCGCTCGCTTTCTCGCCGACCCGGCCTCGGTGCCCCTGCGCCCGCTGCCGCCGGCCCCACCCGGGGCACCGATCTGA
- a CDS encoding excinuclease ABC subunit A has product MNKAILIVAATWACALAGQAQARDTRLLLPVDDAIKQGRSEGIIGDDIAFRFGNGNRGGHAKTIGTEVANRKTNALNKSDVEACNWVFLSSLKALQEGARGVNAKAVVEIVSYYKKREFSSATEFECHVGTLMAGVALKGSYAK; this is encoded by the coding sequence ATGAACAAAGCCATCCTGATCGTCGCGGCAACCTGGGCTTGTGCCCTGGCCGGACAGGCGCAGGCGCGCGACACCCGCCTGCTGCTGCCGGTCGATGACGCCATCAAGCAGGGCCGCAGCGAGGGCATCATCGGCGACGACATCGCCTTCCGCTTCGGCAACGGCAACCGCGGCGGGCACGCCAAGACCATCGGCACCGAGGTCGCCAACCGCAAGACCAATGCACTCAACAAGAGCGATGTGGAGGCCTGCAACTGGGTCTTCCTGTCCTCCCTCAAGGCGCTGCAGGAAGGTGCCCGCGGGGTCAATGCCAAGGCCGTGGTCGAGATCGTCAGCTATTACAAGAAGCGCGAGTTCTCCAGTGCCACCGAATTCGAGTGCCATGTCGGCACCCTGATGGCGGGTGTGGCGCTGAAGGGCAGTTACGCGAAGTAG
- a CDS encoding beta-ketoacyl-ACP synthase has product MKRVVISGIGGISPLGNDWPTIAARLREVRNAVARVPDWEPYDGLNTKLGAAAADFELPAHYNRKTMRAMGRVALLATRSAELALEDAGLLGDPLLKSGRVGISYGSSAGSPKAIGDFGRMLQNKSTEGINATTYIRMMSHTTVANISVFFGICGRVITTSSACTSSSQGIGYAYEAIRQGKQVAMVAGGAEELDPTAAAVFDTLFATSTRNDTPQATPRPFDAERDGLVLGEGGCTFILEEREHALARGAKVYAEIIGYGTNCDGLHVTQPNPDTMQVAMRLALDDAGLTPEEIGYVNAHGTATDHGDVAESQATAGLFGPRMPISSLKSYMGHTLGACGALEAWMTVMMMNEGWFAPTANLQRIDPRCAELDYIRDRPRVLDTEFVMSNNFAFGGINTSLVFRRV; this is encoded by the coding sequence ATGAAGCGCGTGGTCATCAGTGGCATCGGCGGCATCAGTCCGCTCGGCAACGACTGGCCGACGATCGCCGCGCGCCTGCGCGAGGTGCGCAATGCGGTGGCGCGGGTGCCGGACTGGGAACCCTACGACGGGCTCAACACCAAGCTCGGCGCGGCGGCCGCGGATTTCGAACTCCCGGCGCACTACAACCGCAAGACCATGCGCGCGATGGGCCGCGTGGCGCTGCTCGCCACCCGCAGCGCCGAGCTGGCGCTGGAGGACGCCGGCCTGCTCGGCGATCCCCTGCTCAAGAGCGGCCGCGTGGGCATCTCCTACGGCTCCTCGGCGGGCTCGCCCAAGGCGATCGGGGACTTCGGCCGGATGCTGCAGAACAAGTCCACCGAGGGCATCAACGCCACCACCTACATCCGCATGATGAGCCACACCACGGTGGCCAACATCAGCGTGTTCTTCGGCATCTGCGGGCGGGTGATCACCACGTCCAGCGCCTGCACCTCGTCGAGCCAGGGCATCGGCTATGCCTATGAGGCGATCCGCCAGGGCAAGCAAGTGGCGATGGTCGCCGGCGGCGCGGAGGAGCTCGACCCCACCGCGGCGGCGGTGTTCGACACCCTGTTCGCCACCAGCACGCGCAATGACACGCCGCAGGCCACGCCACGCCCTTTCGACGCCGAGCGCGACGGCCTGGTGCTCGGCGAAGGCGGCTGCACCTTCATCCTGGAGGAACGCGAGCACGCGCTGGCGCGCGGCGCGAAGGTCTACGCCGAGATCATCGGCTACGGCACCAACTGCGATGGCTTGCACGTCACCCAGCCCAATCCGGACACCATGCAGGTCGCGATGCGCCTGGCGCTGGACGATGCCGGCCTGACGCCGGAAGAGATCGGCTACGTCAACGCGCATGGCACCGCCACCGACCATGGCGATGTCGCGGAATCCCAGGCCACCGCCGGCCTGTTCGGCCCGCGCATGCCGATCAGCTCGCTCAAGAGCTACATGGGCCACACGCTCGGCGCCTGCGGCGCGCTGGAAGCGTGGATGACGGTGATGATGATGAACGAGGGCTGGTTCGCGCCCACCGCCAACCTCCAGCGCATCGACCCGCGCTGCGCCGAGCTCGATTACATCCGCGACCGACCGCGGGTGCTCGATACCGAGTTTGTCATGAGCAACAACTTCGCATTCGGCGGAATCAACACCTCGCTGGTGTTCCGGCGCGTCTGA
- a CDS encoding haloalkane dehalogenase: MDILRTPDECFVDLPQFPWAPNYVEIDAGVDATRLRMHHVDAGPRDAPPVLMLHGEPSWSYLYRKMIPVVAAAGHRVVAPDLVGFGRSDKPAAIADYSYQRHVDWLAAFVESLDLRDITLVCQDWGGLLGLRLVAQMPERFARVLAANTFLPTGDSAPGKAFLDWRAYSQSVPVFPTGQIVARGCVQPLTAAEQAAYDAPFPDERYKAGARAFPLLVPAAPDDPAAQPNREAWARLMQFERPFLTAFSDRDPITRGADAILQKLIPGARSQPHTTLAGGGHFLQEDVGEELAGLLVRFIAA, encoded by the coding sequence ATGGACATCCTGCGCACCCCCGACGAGTGCTTCGTCGACCTGCCACAGTTCCCCTGGGCGCCGAACTACGTCGAGATCGACGCCGGCGTCGACGCCACCCGCTTGCGCATGCATCACGTGGATGCCGGCCCGCGCGATGCACCGCCGGTGCTGATGCTGCACGGCGAGCCGTCGTGGTCCTACCTGTACCGCAAGATGATCCCGGTGGTCGCTGCAGCCGGACACCGCGTCGTCGCACCCGATCTCGTCGGCTTCGGTCGCTCGGACAAACCCGCGGCGATCGCCGACTACAGCTACCAGCGCCACGTGGACTGGCTCGCCGCCTTCGTCGAGTCGCTGGACCTGCGCGACATCACGCTGGTCTGCCAGGACTGGGGCGGACTGCTCGGCCTGCGCCTGGTCGCGCAGATGCCCGAGCGCTTCGCGCGCGTGCTCGCCGCCAACACTTTCCTGCCGACGGGTGACAGCGCACCGGGCAAGGCCTTCCTCGACTGGCGCGCCTACTCGCAGAGCGTGCCGGTATTCCCCACCGGCCAGATCGTCGCGCGCGGCTGCGTGCAGCCATTGACCGCCGCCGAGCAGGCCGCCTACGACGCGCCCTTCCCGGACGAGCGCTACAAGGCCGGCGCGCGCGCCTTTCCGCTACTGGTGCCGGCCGCGCCCGACGACCCGGCGGCGCAACCCAACCGCGAGGCCTGGGCGCGTTTGATGCAGTTCGAGCGGCCCTTCCTGACCGCCTTCAGCGACCGCGACCCGATCACCCGCGGCGCCGACGCGATCCTGCAGAAACTGATTCCGGGCGCGCGCAGCCAGCCGCACACCACGCTCGCCGGCGGCGGGCACTTCCTGCAGGAAGATGTCGGCGAGGAACTGGCTGGGCTGTTGGTACGCTTCATCGCCGCCTGA